The Marasmius oreades isolate 03SP1 chromosome 11, whole genome shotgun sequence genomic sequence GGAGAACCTCGAGGGTCGTTGGTCCGAGGTCCGGATCGCTGAGTGCGTAAAGTAGCAAGCCAGCTCCAATAGCTCCAATCGGCAGGTtgacgaagaaaatccaTCCTACATTAGTGGCAGTGTCAGCATTGAAAAGGACAGATTACACTGCCATACCCCAATGTGTGTGCTCGACTATGGCACCGCCAATCAATGGACCCGACACGCTGCTCAGCGCAAACACCGCACCGATAATCGAGGTGTAGGCGGCCACAGATTCCTGTTTTTGAGGCCTCGTAAGTCATCTGTCGTGTATTCTCGTAGTCTGTCTGGCTCACCTGCGGAACGATTGTACTGATAGTGACCACAACTCCCGAGTATATTGCCGACCCTCCAATTCCTTGAAGAGCACGGAATACAATGAGCTGTGTCATTGACTTTGCTCCTCCGCACGCCCCGGACCACAGCTTATCTTGAGTTATTATTGATGATTCCACATGGGATGGGCGATGGGACTTACCAGGAAAAAAATTGTTGATGTTAGGAGGACTGGCTTCCTGCCCAGGATATCGGTGAGCTTCGAAACTATTGGGAGGAATGCCGTGTAGGTAAGCAGATAGGCGGTTACAAGCCAACTTGATTGCTGGTATTCGTTGAACTCGGATCCAATTGTAGGTAAAGCCACAGCAACTGCCGGGGAAAAGTGTCAGTCGTCGTCGTTCCACCATTCTTTTGTGAGTTTCTCATACCAATTGTCGAATCCAACGCTGAGATGAACAAAATCAGTGCGAGACCAAGGGCAACGAGGTATCTCTTGTGTCCATGAATGTGGTATTTCTCGGGAGGGATCTCGGCCCCAGGAGTCATTTCGTGATgaggggaagaaagataATAGAGAGGCAAAGGTCCATGTAAGTCAGTTATGGATGTACGAGCGTTCCATCTTGAAATTAAAACCGAATGTAGAGATCGTAACAAAGCGTCAGCTGAGGGTTTGGGGATGAAGTCAAATTTTGCCACCGCCGCCCCATTGATGCCACAAGTCCATATGTGTCAGTAACTATGCACTCTGATTGATTTATTTGGGTAAGTAGATCTTACTTGCAGTGTCAATAGACTAAATACTGGCTCGTATCGGATTCGGCGTACTCCTGGATGTCCAGTGGGGCGAGAATTCAGTTCGTTTCGATGCGGTTTCTCGTGTCCAGCCAGGACCAGCTCAGACAAACTGTTTATCCGTGGGTTTTAAATCATTGTTCTCCGGCATCACGAAGCCGAAGCGCTGACCGCTCGCTTATACTTAGACGACATTCGTTAGCGTACATAACATCCATACCGAGGATGTTGGTTATCTAACTTTAGTATATCGTTTCAATCGCTTTCAATTTTCAAAGGCCCTTACTTATCACCTTCAGGCCCGTCCAGCTGTCCTAGGACCTGGTCTCAACCAACGCAGTCGGTCGGTAAGTGAGCACCTTGTGCACTTCAACGGGACCTGATTCATGTGTCATGGATAGCCACTCGTACTTTCCTCCAGTTGAACGGAAGGGGTacaatcaaaatcgaatTGCACATCTATTTTCGTACGCCTCGGCGTTAATTTTTTACTGCTCCAAGCGACCTTTATGActgatgtcgatgaagctttgaagtacGACGTGATAGGGGGGACATGTGTTGCTACTAGAAAATTGAGGATTCAATGTCACCGCGTGGCCCAACCGGATCACAAGTGGGGACTTGACCTGCATGTTCTACCCATCTCGGCTTTCTTCTCTCGATATCTACGTTCTAGCCGGCAATCACAGTTGTCAGTCAGATTAGGCTGAAAGCGAAAGGTTCGCAGCGTTAGGAAGAGACCTTTGAACTTTGGGAAAGAGCCTATACTGCGCAGTGCCAGAACTCTAAAATGATCGGCCACGGTGTACACGGTGGTCTGAATTGCGCTAAATTCTACATGACCTTTTCTGCCATTCCCGCCCAAAATAGCGAATCGTGACTCTTCTTGATCAATTGATATCGCCGAATTTGGATATGAATGTCAACATAGCCTCCGACTGTCACCAGCTCCGAAATGCTCGTTCGATTCGCATTACGGTGGAGGAGTTGAATGAAACAGAGTCCAAATAATCTGTTTCCAGGACCAAAAAATCACCGTCTCCACCAGTTCGCCCTCACGACAATCTCCGCCATCATCAAGTGTACCCCTCCTTCAGGAGTTCGAAGCGATCGACACTCTGGCCTGAAGTTTCCGCCACCCCCTGATTTATATTCAGTCGCGTTGACCTCCAGGATATTCTGCGTGGTTGTGGGAGAATCATTAGAGTTCGTTCAAAAACTGTGTCAATGGGCAACAGCACTGACAAGATGACTGGCTTCGATCGCTGTCAAATTCTGTAGATTGAAAGGGCAGTGCGTTCGCACTGTACCGCTGCTAGTCGAAGGTTTACCTCTAGTACACTGGTAGTCGGGCTTGACGGTCGCAAAATGCAGTCCTTATCCGGCACCTAACAATTTTGAACTCGGGTagccccttacacttgtgggTATAATACCTGTTCCTGAAGTGGTTTCTTCACAGCGAACTGATGTATTGTAATTGACTTTTCGCATATTAGGGTGCTACGAAGGCCGGGTGAACCTTGTAGGCGGGATACGCCGGCAACCGATATTCTCTTGTGAGCGGGATTGACGGTGAAATAAAGTCGAAACAAGACGTAATAGCTTCATTACTCAAAATCATCGCCTCTCGAGCGCTCATGTCACCGTCGAAGCTTGTTGTGGATTAGGGCGCCGAGGTTGCAATGTGAAGTATCCCAGTGTTTACCCGAAGTAAGTGGTCTAAAACCTAATATGCTCCTCTAAGATTATATACGTAGAGACCTAACCAATGGGCCTGTTGGGCTTGGTACGTTGGCCAAGCTGTTATTGTATGAATCAGAGGTTCATATGTATATGTTCTTATTCTTCCGCGTTCACGTTTCCGGGCGCTCAAATTGGGTCCATCGACCATCCTCGAAGGGGTTCTACACACGATGTCACTGACAGTTATATCAGCAGAGTAGGACAGGGATTGCCCGAAGTGAAAAATAGAAAATAAGTTAAGATAGCGAACGAAATCTAAAGTTTTTGAGACCAAAGACCATGGAAGCCAATTGGAAAAGCGATTTCCATCTCTGCCCTTGCAAGCTCCGACAAATCTTTTGCGTCCAAGATAATCAATGCACTTCTCCTCCTATCTCCATCCAACACGACGCTGAGAACTACTCCGTCATCTTCAGCCTCAGAGCCTGCTCCGGGTCGAGGCACAAAGATAGGCTCACTGGGTGTATACCCAGGAATTCCCCAAAATTTATGATCGCGACCGACCGTATCCAGTTTAATGATGCGGTCAGCAAAAGTGTGATGAGAACGCGGGTCAAGTTTATTGATCCCATACGCGTAGCGGTAAGGATGATGGTATTTGGTGGGATGAATGGTCGGTAATTCAATGGATTCGGATTGATCTAGAGTGAAGTCGACAACAGCTGAGCGGGTTCTATTTTCCGATGACTGTGGAGAAGAGGTAATGGCAGGCAAGCGGAATCGACGAGCACGACCCATAAGCATCGGATTGTCGGCGGAAAGGTTTCGAAGTTTATTAAGGTAGAGGAGATCGATGACTGAGTTATCCTCGTAGACGGACATGTCGATCACGATGTCGTCGTTTTGAGGATCATCAAAAGCGTTCAGGTGGTGGAAGCAGAAGAACGGCGGAGTCTAGAATAGGATTGAGAACTCGAGGAGCAAACGATTGTGATTAATCGAACTCACCTCGTACTTCGCGACGATGCCACCGTTCTTCCTGTCAATGACATAGAACAACGTGTTGAGATTGGGGTTCCACTTCTTATCGATCGACTGGGCGATATTCCGATTGTACAGCACTGACAAGCCGTACCTGTCGTTCAGCGTCAGAAACCGAGAAACAAGGCAGTCAAAAAAGTCATGCGTACCCTGTAATATGTGCTTGCCATACTGTAAGCACCACGTACTTGGAGGTCATTGCGAAGGAATGCAAATATGAAGCAGGCGCATCCTTGATTTCAGCCAAGATATCAACAGAACCGTCCTGGGTAATTCTGAAGACCTTGTATGTGGGGAAACGGCCACCGAGTTTACACGAGTAATTGAAAAATTCGCCAGTCTCTTTGTCGCGACAAGAGTGAGCGGCGCTTAGTTGTCCGTCAAGGCGTGTATCCAAAGCTTTGTAATTAGCTGAGGAGAGAGGCTCGAGGGAAACAGGATCCAGCAGCTGAAGACCTTCGGCATCTGTCTTGGCCACGATATACTGGGGTCCAGAGGTCTGGTGAGACAACGAAAGGTCTGGAGTGATTTTGTTCCAGCCAGGCATATCCGGGGTCAATGTCACTTGTACATTGATGCTGGAGGGAGAACCACCTGATGTAGGAGTGGAACGTATCTGTTGGAAAACCGTAAAGAACTTCTTGAAAATGCTTTCACAAATGTCGGGCTGTTGAGCAAATGAAATTCCGGGTATCTTTCCCTGCTCCGAGATGTGCTGTTCGTAGTCCTCCGATGCCTTTCGAGAACGATAAGAGACTCTCTGACCGCCTGGGAATATCTCGAAACGGTGGTTCATGCTGAGTCCGTCAAACCAATGTTGAATATCGACTGTCTTTGAGGAGTGATTGGAAGTAGGTATCCTGTAAGTTCCTGGACCTGTTCGATAGAGGACACCGGACAACCAAGGAGGAATTGAACCATGGATGGTGAGGTCGACTGGAACTCGTGTTTCCGGTGCGTTTTCGAAGCCCAAAGCGTAAGGGTGCATACGACGAATTTGAGGATGTATTCTTCTGGATGTGCGAAAGGAATGAAGTTGGAGTTGGTTAGCGGAACGACGGAGCATGTTCGAGAAGGAAAGGGGGAGTTATTGAAAAACCCACAATCCTCGACACTGAAGATGAAAGGAGATACCAGAGAATTCCCGATAAAGCCTTGAAACGTCTTGAAACCACTTCCGTCAAAGCGAAACCCCTTCCGACGTGACATTGAAATGGATGGCACTGCCACACAGTATCACCGCCAAATGCCACAATTTTGATGGAAATCTCTTGGTTTGGAGCCTCGAGGCTGCCTTCGAATTCCAATTGATCATGAGCCGGCAAATCAATAGAATAAGTTTGACTGTGTGAGCGAGCAATGCCAAGTGGCGTGTTGCTGTCACGCTGACCAGCCATGTGACAGGGCAATGTACAGCAAATTTTTACCACCATCCACATTGCGCCCACAACTGAATGGCCAAAGTTTAAAGAGTCAACATCCTTATCCTAACCTTCGATGACAAGTAGGCATCGATGCACCTACTTTCATGGTCATCATGCGATCCAAAACTAAATCGAACCGGATCGAAATTGCGCTGGACCAGTTCATTTGCCAAAGAATGTCGCGATAGGACGTCGAGTTTGCGAAACGCGTAGCGAAGTCTATACTTTGAACGTCGGCTACCAGGAACTTGACAACTCGTATGCTCTGATCTTGGGGGCTCTCGAATCATTGAAGGACTGGAACGATATAAGAACCTCAACGAAACACAGACGGTTCTCAACTCAACTCAGCTTCTCAGCTGCAAAATATCTACGTTTCTTTCAACAAGCTCAAACTCACCGACGTCCCAGCCTTCAACAATGGCTTCAACCACGATCTCTCAGTCTCGTCCCAGTTACATGAACCCTAATGCTAATGCCATGGCTATCGTTGGTCAGTATGCTATCCAGTCTGGTTAATGCTTGGGCTAAACTTTTTTTCTCTGTTCAGGAATGTCTATTTCTGCTCCAGGCGGTGTCGACGATGGATTGGATACTGCGGAATTCTACgagttcttgaaggctcGTGGATCCGGCATTATCGTCGTCCCAAAGGATCGCTGGAACGCCGAGGCGTATCATGGTTCCCAACCAGGGAAGATTCTCACTGTAGGTTTTCATGCTGAGTCACGATGTACATTCTGTTTAATCTTTTTATACTTGTTAGACTAAGGGAGGGTACATTCCGAACTTCGTGAGTAGTTCTGCCTTGCTCCGTGTTACTTTGTGCTCATCACGTTTCGCAGACCGTTGGTGATCCTCAAGAGTTTGGTATTACGCCTGCAGAAGCGGCTCAAATGTCTTGCACACAACTCTCGACGTAAGTAACCGTCTCTTGGAAAGATTTCAGGGATCAAATGCCATTACTTTTTGAAGGCTACACCAAGCATTTAACGCTCTGCAGCGCAGCGGCGTTGACTTTCGTGGAACGAATACAGGTGTATATGTCGGTTGCGGTATGTTGGATTTATTCTTGACTTCCTTTCGTCGTGCTAATGAACGACCTCAATGCAGCTGGGGGTGGACCTCCCTTCGACTTTGACATTACTGAGGCTGGAGCGTAAGTCAGATGTCGTCCAGAATCAAGGCCTTCATCACTAACAAATCTGTTGTAGGTACTACATGACCGGTACTTCACTCGCTATTAGCGCTAATCGTATCAGCTACGTCTTCGATATGACCGGACCATCTCTGCCAGTCGACACCGCTTGCTCTTCCAGTCTTACTGCGATGCATCTCGCGGTACAAGCTATCAGAAATGGGGAATGTGACCAAGCGGTCGTTGCAGGTGTCAACATTATCATGAGCCCTCTTGAAACGTCCTCCTTCAGTCAACTGGGTGTCTTGAGTCCGGATGGTATCTCCAagtcttttgatgaagatgcCAACGGATACGCGCGTGGTGACGTTGGTGTGTACTTTTCTCTgctttttccttcttcgtGTACTGATTCGTCTGTATTTTCGTAGTGGGTGCAGTGGTGATTAAACGTCATGATTTTGCAGTTAGAGACCACGATCGAGTTTTGGCTACTCTCGTTGGTTCAGCTTTGACGTCTTGCGGCTCATTGATGGGCTCTTTGACAACTCCTAGTCCCGATGCTCAGACTCAGGTGATTTCTCTTGCATGCCTGGGATTAGAATAAAGAGTTGACTCCGTATTCTAGGCAATCAAGAATGCCTACGCTGACGCAGGCCTAGTGCCCAGCCAGGCCGACTTCATCGAGCTTCACGGCACAGGAACGATAGTTGGTGACCAGATCGAAGCCAATGCTGCTGGTGCCTGTTTCTCCGAAGGTCGTGAAGGCAGAGAGATTGTGATCGGTTCAGTCAAAAGTAACGTCGGTCATGGTGAAATGGGTGCTTACATTAGCTCCATCGTGAAGGTAAGAGCTTTTGTTGGTGTCCCTACTAGTTGAAGCTGAGCGAGGCCCTCCATGAAGGTCGTGATGATGTTGGAACAGAAGCAAATTTTGCCCAACGGTTATTTCAAGAAACCTTCCTCCCGGATCAACTTTGAAAAGTTCAACCTTCGTGTGCCTCTCGCCGTGGAAGATTTTGTTCCCCACGACCGCAATCAAGGACTTATCGCGTCGATCTCTAGTTTCGGGTTTGGAGGTCAGTTCTGATATATGTTCGGGTTACATCAATACTGAAACTTATGACTGTTTAGGCTCTTGTGGTCATACTGTCCTTCGCGAACACGAGGCCAGACCGATTCTTCCAGACTACCATTCGCTGAACTCGGCCCCTTATCTGTTCGCTATTGGTGGACTTACTCCACGCAGCGTAAACTCCCTGATCGAAAGTTACAAAGCCGAGTATACGAAGGTTGATCCTGGATCACTCTCGGAGCATCTTGGATCTCGTGCTCGTCAAATGAGCTGGAGGTCCTTCGCTGTCGCTGATTCACTTGCCGAAGCCAGGTTTACGGAACCTGTGATGGTTAATAAACGAGCTGTTCCTCTAGTGTTCTGTTTCTCAGGACAAGGTAAAGTCAATCTCACATCATTGCATCAGGCCGAATGCTAAGCTTTCGTTTCCTTTGAGGTCCTCAACACTGGCAACAAGGTCGTGATTTATTCATGAAGTATTCGGTCTTCCGTGAGAGTATCCTTGCATCGGACAAGGTCCACACAGAGTATACGGGGAAATCGTTCCTCGCGAACTCTGGTCTGTTCCTTCCTGACCCGCCGAAGGATTCGATTCTCGCGAAATCGTTGACATGGCCCGCTGATGCAATCTCTATCAGTATTGCCTTCTTCCAGATTGCTCTTTACGATCTATTGGTTCATCTTGGTCTCAAGCCAGATGCTATTGTTGGCCACTCTATCGGTGAAACTGCAGTTCTTTACGCCAGTGGTGCAATGCCCCGAGACGTGAGTTTTGGTTTTAGCAATATGATTCAAAAACATCCTAGCTGAGCTGTTCTTTCGCAGATGGTCATTAAGATCGCTATTGCTCGAGGTGGTGCCCTTTGCGTCGTCGACAACATCGGCGGTGCCATGGTCGCTCTTTCTGGTTGCGATAGCGCAACAGTTCAAGACTACATTGACACCATTATTGCTATATCCGATAACCCCAAGGCTGGTGTTACCGACACGCTCCATATCGCTGCTCGCAATAGTCCTACCGACTTTGGTGTTTCTGGTGCCGAATATCTAGTCGACGAATTGACGAAATACATTGACACGTGGATCTCTGGGGTACTTGCACGCAAGCTTCGTGTCGGGACTGCAGTTCATTCACCTTATGTCAATGCTTGCGAGGCGCAATACCGCCAGGAGCTTTACAGGATCTTTGCCTCATACCCTGGTCCTCACAGACCGAAGATTCCTGTCATGTCCACTGTCACGGCTGAGTTTATGACTACTGAATACACGGTCGATTATCTGTGGAATAACCTTCGCCAACCTGTACGCTTCTGTGATGCGATACCGAAGATCATGGAGAAATACGGAGAGTCGACTGTTTTCCTGGAAATTGCTCCTCATCCTGTCTTGTCTTCGGTATGTTTCTATGCAACTTTGATTTGTTCTGAAATCGATCTAACGCTGGATATCATGCAGTACATTAAACAGATGGGTGCAGTTGAATCTGTTCCCGGGAGCAAACGACCACCTTCTGCACGCCACATCAAACCCGGATCTCGTCCTCCTACCGAACTCGATACCCTTTACGATTCGCTTGGTAACCTCCTTGTGTGTGGTGTCAACTCGGTGAgatctttcccttcattggATTTGCAACATTATACTTACCGCTACCACTAGGTCAACTTTGCACTCTTGAACGGGTGTCCCCCGGAGAAGATTCAAGAACCGAAATACCCCTTCCAGCTCAAGTACTTCCCAATTGGACATCGTGTTCCCAGTTACTTGCACAAACTGCTTCCTGCCGAAAGACCACTCAACAGTGAACGACTCCGTGTCAGTCCTCGACTTCCCGAGGATTGGATGGCAGATCATGTTATTGACCAATCTGTATGTTCTGTTTTTCCCCGTTCATTTTCATCTACTGACTATCAGTTTCTAGAACCTGATTCCTGCTGCTGCATACATTGAAATGGCTCTTGAATTCCCCGATGTCACTTCTGTTTGGGACTGTCGGTTCGAATCTGCGTTTATCCTTGATGGTAACGTACCAGCCTCTACGTTGAAGGTGTCTCAGGACGGAAACAAGTGGAGTGTAAGATCTTCGAGTTCCCTTCGTGAGTGTCAATTTCATCATTCTGGCTTTCTGTATTAACATTCTTTACAGAAAGCATGCAAGGAGACTTGAGTTGGACACGTTCCGAACCCGAGTTTGATAGTTTACATGCATATGGAAAAGTCGGCTATGGGAAGCCAGAGATCAGTCCAGGTGGTATTACCCACATTGATGTGGATGCAGTTATCGCCCGATGCAAGACGACTGTCGGGCACGACGCAGTGTACGAAGAACTGGAGGGAGTTGCTCAATTTGGAACCGAGTAAGTTGATTATCTCATTCGTGGGAAAGTCGATACTGATTGGTTTACTTTTTAGATTCCGTCGTATCCAAAAGATCTCTGTGAACGAAAATGAGGCTATCGTCAGGATTAAGGGCCATGGGGAGACATTGACTCGGACTGGTTATGCTTTCCACCCTGCATTGATGGATGCTGTGTTCCAGGTGAGGGGTAAATTTCTCTTGACTTTTGTCTCATGCTCACTGCCCTTTAACAGTCTGGTATTGGTTGGAACTTGGTTTGTTTTCTTATCCCTTATGACCTTCCATTACTGAGTTCAAAATCAGCTTTACGATCACGTCAATGTCGGTAATGTGGAACGAACGTTCATGGTGAGTCCCCTGTAGTTTGGATTCCCTACCCAGTGCTAACACATTGACAGTTGCCCCACTCCTTGCGTCGTGGTTTCCGAAACGATGGAAGCACTGACCCGTTGGTTTTCCCGGATGAGTTCAATGTTTATGGTGTCCTGGCCTATTGGTCGCCCTCGTCCTGGACCCTGGATTGTTACGTCCTGAATGACAACAACGATGTTGTCTTTACGTTTGAAGGTAGAATCGTATTCATACTTGAATGTTCTCGACAGCTAACCATCAAAAAGGTTTGCATTTTGAGCTGGTCCAACAGGACCACTCCAAGATCTCTGAACGCTTCAGCATGGTTTGGCAGCCCCACGCCCTCCCTCAGTCTCACATCCGGGGACATGTAACGCTCGACGACGACCAGTCTGCTGAACTCCAAGATTTGCTTGATGTTCTGGATAGGCTGGCGCTCGGGTACACGACGAACGCGCTCAGGTAATTCAATTAATATGTTTTTTTGAAGCCTCAGAGACTCACAAACCCTTCGAAGCCGCCTCCCCCCCGATTTCTCGACGACGCTCCCAGATCGCAAGAGATACATGGTTTGGGCTCTTGAACAGACCTGCGGAATGTCCACAACTTCgttgatgaagatggaggatGTATCACCCGTTCTGAAGGAGAAATATGCCTCTTTATTCGAGCTTACTCAGCGGGTTGGAGAGGGCCAGTCAGGTACGAATATCATATGATTGGATCTCTTTGCAACTCTAATAGTTCTGCCTAGATATCTTCGTCAATTCCAAGGCCGCCGTCGATATCCTCTTCCGAGATGACTTGATGAGCCGAATCTATGAGCACCCACCGTTCATTGGAAGCGTGTTCGATGAGACCGTCAAGGAATTCATCAAGTTAGTGAAGAGTGCCATTGATGCTGGCAAGCGTGTTGTCCGTGTTCTTGAGGTAAGTATCCTTTTATTCCTCCTCCGGACTTCAACTAAGTCCCTGTATAGGTCGGTGCAGGTACTGGTCGATTTACTGCTCTCTTGGGCCAAGCTCTCCTCGACGCGAAACTGGAACACTGCTACGTTGATTACGTCTGCTCCGACATTTCGATCTCTCTTGCCCAAGAGGCAACTGCCAAGTCACCGTGGAACACGATAGTCCCTGTCGCTTTTGATCTCAACAAGCCGTTGGAAGAGCAAAACGTTGATCCTGCCAGTTTCGATATCATTGtcgctttcgatgtcctTCACGCCACGCCAAACATTCTCGATACACTGTCCGTCCTTCGCGAATTGTTACTTCCTGGTGGTCATTTGGCCATCATTGAGCTGGATGGAAACTCGTTTGCCTCCGGCGCTGTCGGAAGCATTTGTACGTATACCCATC encodes the following:
- a CDS encoding uncharacterized protein (antiSMASH:Cluster_11.1), coding for MLRRSANQLQLHSFRTSRRIHPQIRRMHPYALGFENAPETRVPVDLTIHGSIPPWLSGVLYRTGPGTYRIPTSNHSSKTVDIQHWFDGLSMNHRFEIFPGGQRVSYRSRKASEDYEQHISEQGKIPGISFAQQPDICESIFKKFFTVFQQIRSTPTSGGSPSSINVQVTLTPDMPGWNKITPDLSLSHQTSGPQYIVAKTDAEGLQLLDPVSLEPLSSANYKALDTRLDGQLSAAHSCRDKETGEFFNYSCKLGGRFPTYKVFRITQDGSVDILAEIKDAPASYLHSFAMTSKYVVLTVWQAHITGYGLSVLYNRNIAQSIDKKWNPNLNTLFYVIDRKNGGIVAKYETPPFFCFHHLNAFDDPQNDDIVIDMSVYEDNSVIDLLYLNKLRNLSADNPMLMGRARRFRLPAITSSPQSSENRTRSAVVDFTLDQSESIELPTIHPTKYHHPYRYAYGINKLDPRSHHTFADRIIKLDTVGRDHKFWGIPGYTPSEPIFVPRPGAGSEAEDDGVVLSVVLDGDRRRSALIILDAKDLSELARAEMEIAFPIGFHGLWSQKL
- a CDS encoding uncharacterized protein (antiSMASH:Cluster_11.1); translated protein: MHPYALGFENAPETRVPVDLTIHGSIPPWLSGVLYRTGPGTYRIPTSNHSSKTVDIQHWFDGLSMNHRFEIFPGGQRVSYRSRKASEDYEQHISEQGKIPGISFAQQPDICESIFKKFFTVFQQIRSTPTSGGSPSSINVQVTLTPDMPGWNKITPDLSLSHQTSGPQYIVAKTDAEGLQLLDPVSLEPLSSANYKALDTRLDGQLSAAHSCRDKETGEFFNYSCKLGGRFPTYKVFRITQDGSVDILAEIKDAPASYLHSFAMTSKYVVLTVWQAHITGYGLSVLYNRNIAQSIDKKWNPNLNTLFYVIDRKNGGIVAKYETPPFFCFHHLNAFDDPQNDDIVIDMSVYEDNSVIDLLYLNKLRNLSADNPMLMGRARRFRLPAITSSPQSSENRTRSAVVDFTLDQSESIELPTIHPTKYHHPYRYAYGINKLDPRSHHTFADRIIKLDTVGRDHKFWGIPGYTPSEPIFVPRPGAGSEAEDDGVVLSVVLDGDRRRSALIILDAKDLSELARAEMEIAFPIGFHGLWSQKL
- a CDS encoding uncharacterized protein (antiSMASH:Cluster_11.1), with the protein product MCVLDYGTANQWTRHAAQRKHRTDNRGEDWLPAQDIGELRNYWEECRVGKATATAGEKCQSSSFHHSFCETKGNEVSLVSMNVVFLGRDLGPRSHFVMRGRKIIERQRSIDRNKASAEGLGMKSNFATAAPLMPQVHMY
- a CDS encoding Type I Iterative PKS (antiSMASH:Cluster_11.1), encoding MASTTISQSRPSYMNPNANAMAIVGMSISAPGGVDDGLDTAEFYEFLKARGSGIIVVPKDRWNAEAYHGSQPGKILTTKGGYIPNFTVGDPQEFGITPAEAAQMSCTQLSTLHQAFNALQRSGVDFRGTNTGVYVGCAGGGPPFDFDITEAGAYYMTGTSLAISANRISYVFDMTGPSLPVDTACSSSLTAMHLAVQAIRNGECDQAVVAGVNIIMSPLETSSFSQLGVLSPDGISKSFDEDANGYARGDVVGAVVIKRHDFAVRDHDRVLATLVGSALTSCGSLMGSLTTPSPDAQTQAIKNAYADAGLVPSQADFIELHGTGTIVGDQIEANAAGACFSEGREGREIVIGSVKSNVGHGEMGAYISSIVKVVMMLEQKQILPNGYFKKPSSRINFEKFNLRVPLAVEDFVPHDRNQGLIASISSFGFGGSCGHTVLREHEARPILPDYHSLNSAPYLFAIGGLTPRSVNSLIESYKAEYTKVDPGSLSEHLGSRARQMSWRSFAVADSLAEARFTEPVMVNKRAVPLVFCFSGQGPQHWQQGRDLFMKYSVFRESILASDKVHTEYTGKSFLANSGLFLPDPPKDSILAKSLTWPADAISISIAFFQIALYDLLVHLGLKPDAIVGHSIGETAVLYASGAMPRDMVIKIAIARGGALCVVDNIGGAMVALSGCDSATVQDYIDTIIAISDNPKAGVTDTLHIAARNSPTDFGVSGAEYLVDELTKYIDTWISGVLARKLRVGTAVHSPYVNACEAQYRQELYRIFASYPGPHRPKIPVMSTVTAEFMTTEYTVDYLWNNLRQPVRFCDAIPKIMEKYGESTVFLEIAPHPVLSSYIKQMGAVESVPGSKRPPSARHIKPGSRPPTELDTLYDSLGNLLVCGVNSVNFALLNGCPPEKIQEPKYPFQLKYFPIGHRVPSYLHKLLPAERPLNSERLRVSPRLPEDWMADHVIDQSNLIPAAAYIEMALEFPDVTSVWDCRFESAFILDGNVPASTLKVSQDGNKWSVRSSSSLQSMQGDLSWTRSEPEFDSLHAYGKVGYGKPEISPGGITHIDVDAVIARCKTTVGHDAVYEELEGVAQFGTEFRRIQKISVNENEAIVRIKGHGETLTRTGYAFHPALMDAVFQSGIGWNLLYDHVNVGNVERTFMLPHSLRRGFRNDGSTDPLVFPDEFNVYGVLAYWSPSSWTLDCYVLNDNNDVVFTFEGLHFELVQQDHSKISERFSMVWQPHALPQSHIRGHVTLDDDQSAELQDLLDVLDRLALGYTTNALSRLPPDFSTTLPDRKRYMVWALEQTCGMSTTSLMKMEDVSPVLKEKYASLFELTQRVGEGQSDIFVNSKAAVDILFRDDLMSRIYEHPPFIGSVFDETVKEFIKLVKSAIDAGKRVVRVLEVGAGTGRFTALLGQALLDAKLEHCYVDYVCSDISISLAQEATAKSPWNTIVPVAFDLNKPLEEQNVDPASFDIIVAFDVLHATPNILDTLSVLRELLLPGGHLAIIELDGNSFASGAVGSIWMDYIFGSFQEWFGVLEHRDASHCSLSKAEWNRTLRSSGFTDSLFLTTRGAAVSHMAFVTQTTQTALKKISGQSTPSLESDRPSSHLRSLSLSSVSTPFPPSPYLSDQQPSSLVSIEEHPLLKSLEDTNYFTPTKQRTFTPTLPTFISQDDLRRFTPSPDNALPPNTIIRRFVAGDEVELVNYVATLDTSVPLKIWLHSDSETTNAVLLGLGRSLRHEFGLWKIYIVLFPTSWSFSTQEDYIRNQLIPLRWVDAEVMVDEEGNMRVPRVVAGPDAPETELASAKPLRFNDTDFWRAFPHPLDAEDVHVSVSFITLSSVIPGHCEFSGKVEAVGRNVAQTLIGKRVMGVTSAHKGNFVICHQGCVSVVPDSMSLPFAAALAGRLAFTSSVVVESLVQAKPGARIMLHASDCSPAAMATFAYLQERNFDTFVTVSDPASHHIPHKNVLGSSNVQVWSHAARRWSSEGADFIFNFENDPIVLEESVERLARRGTLIQIGDNYPSRIHSGQRFKSVGFDRLFSGEENILEHALQTISRQTMTRISPSSLIFQADALKLAHSKAANYKDMSILLDFETLPEDMTVYKPGRMRGTDVFDPRASYVVIGGVGGLGVNIARCLVDGGARHVVLTSRSGNKAFANGGLAREKRIIRYLREQPGVTIDVVAVDCLDEAKTKTLFSNLPNIAGIFYVAVRLNDALFLNLTTEEDWKKVYDVKIKGLRVLLDAVDPKKLDFLVLTSSMATVSGSPGQVNYAATQTEMEAMGAKIPNCISVTVPPLTDGGVFVRSMPTGNARSAALDKYKDLGMTAIKCAMHCIDAIWTIGTPAYQPVYIPKTNWKKVMEIAVPDYHRAAMRHLLVKENSDALASNGKVEQTILGACASVLSLEIDRVEDNIPLSTYGLDSLTSVRLSGILKTYFNVEVTQLQLLSQTMTVARLYQLQEEQKAAAVNNPAKAESTSDQEQTTNVHEADLDQTIVRLNNVTEGKPLFLMHGAGGGVVVLVKAAQKAHYPVYGVQDTPEAPITGTLRQLSEFYLRKIREKQPDGPYRLGGFSFGTCLALDIAEMLTAQGEVVEALVLLDGSPTLFKKPSFQAHALNGIHDGSIRNDIIGIVNDMVSSGTLDNSDDLGMQFEDHFERAKEGGSGPKWITRFCTAYVSHILMGCRRGKEFLQAEAKAGGRLAFAWPAKRTVLVRALDGVSAQPYAAGSSDYFDLDLYVMGVEKYDLPGTHFGILSPKSGLDAILDRLF